The Synergistaceae bacterium genome includes the window GTGGCCTCTGGTGATTAAGCTCTTCACCAGCCGTAAACAGTAACAGGGTTTGCTATAATTACCCTATCCATAACATTATAAGGAGAGATTCATTTTGGCGGACATAGTAACGTTAGTGATGGAGTCCCGTGATAAGACGGGCAAAGGCGAGAACGGACGCATTAGGCGTTCAGGGTACACCCCCTGTGTAATCTACGGCCCGGAAATCAGCCCGAACATTCTCGGCAAGGTCAACACCCGCGAGATCGAGCGCATCTTGGCCGGACGCTGGGAGTCAACGCGCCTTAACGTCAAACTTCCCGACGGACGCGAGGAGCTCTGCATTATCCGCGAGGCACAGAGGCATCCTCTGACCGACCTTCCGCTTCACATCGACTTCCTGCACCTCGTGAGAGGCCGCAAGATCACTGTCAACATTCCTGTTGAGGTTACTGGCAGAGACGAGTCTCAGGGCATCAAGGACGGCGGAGTCCTCGAGGCAGTACACGAGCTCGAGGTTGAGACCCTGCCGATGAGCATTCCTGACGTAATCACCGTAGACGTTTCCGGCCTGAACGTCGGAGACGCGATCCACGTGAAAGACCTTGTGCTGGG containing:
- a CDS encoding 50S ribosomal protein L25: MADIVTLVMESRDKTGKGENGRIRRSGYTPCVIYGPEISPNILGKVNTREIERILAGRWESTRLNVKLPDGREELCIIREAQRHPLTDLPLHIDFLHLVRGRKITVNIPVEVTGRDESQGIKDGGVLEAVHELEVETLPMSIPDVITVDVSGLNVGDAIHVKDLVLGENVTALADPDEVVAIIVTSRGVEDAEPETEETAAADVEVVAKGKAAKEGEEEEKK